A stretch of the Polluticoccus soli genome encodes the following:
- a CDS encoding valine--tRNA ligase, producing the protein MELSKNFQHGEAEQRWYEHWERSGYFKSVPDERPPYSIVIPPPNVTGVLHMGHALNNTIQDILIRRAKMEGFNTCWVPGTDHASIATEAKVVGMLREKGIDKKSLSRDEFLKYAWEWKEKYGGIILQQLRKLGCSLDWDRTNFTMNDEYYAAVMRVFVELYNKGYIYRGVKMINWDPKAKTALSDEEVIYKQTNSKLVYVRYKIDSDKEEYITIATVRPETILGDTAVCVHPEDERYTHLKGKFCFVPLVNRRVPIIFDDYIDKEFGTGALKVTPAHDINDYNLGLKHNLQVIDTLNDDGTMSEAAQLYIGEDRFAVRKKILADLEAAGNLVKVEDYSNQVGFSERTDAVIEPKLSVQWWCDVEQLAKPALENVLNDNIELIPAKFKNLYRHWVGNIKDWCISRQLWWGQRIPAWYDSEGAIYVATDAAGAHEQYKAKKPELAAKQPELRQDEDVLDTWFSSWLWPMQVFGWNKDPNNAELKYYYPTSTLVTGFDIIFFWVARMAMAGFEFMDEKPFNKVYFTGMVRDKEGKKMSKQFGNSPDLLNLIEQFGADALRFSVMISAPAGNDLLYDESSLEQGRNFSNKMWNATKLVKMWESRIADGVESNAGFAIDWMEHRLADASAEVADLMKDFRLSEALKTIYSLIWNDFCSWYLEWIKPAQDQPMSRDVYDRTINIYESLLQLLHPYMPFITEEIFHSLRERKEGDDLIVKQLPTTKSVDKGILKDGALLQELITAVRDTRNKNQLKPKETIKLWIDTAQQDFYKKVEPILARQVNAEQIGFTAEPKQGSIAIVVQTDKLYIEADAANVNTGAQKEQMQKELDYLKGFLGSIDKKLGNERFVQNAKPEVIEIERKKQADALAKIKAIEESLSLL; encoded by the coding sequence ATGGAACTAAGTAAGAATTTTCAGCACGGCGAAGCCGAACAACGTTGGTATGAACATTGGGAACGTTCAGGGTATTTTAAATCAGTCCCTGACGAACGTCCGCCATATAGCATTGTCATACCTCCGCCCAACGTTACCGGTGTGCTGCACATGGGCCATGCGCTGAATAATACTATCCAGGACATACTCATCCGTCGTGCTAAAATGGAGGGTTTCAATACCTGTTGGGTGCCGGGTACAGACCACGCATCTATTGCTACAGAGGCTAAGGTAGTGGGTATGCTCCGCGAAAAAGGCATCGATAAAAAGTCGTTGTCGCGCGATGAGTTCCTGAAATATGCCTGGGAGTGGAAAGAAAAATACGGCGGCATCATCTTGCAACAGCTGCGCAAGCTAGGCTGTTCGCTCGACTGGGACCGTACTAACTTCACCATGAACGACGAGTACTATGCTGCTGTAATGCGCGTATTCGTTGAACTATACAACAAGGGTTATATCTATCGCGGCGTAAAAATGATCAACTGGGATCCCAAGGCAAAAACTGCTTTGAGTGACGAGGAGGTGATCTACAAGCAAACCAACTCTAAACTGGTTTACGTTCGTTATAAGATCGACAGTGACAAAGAAGAATACATAACGATAGCTACCGTTCGTCCTGAAACTATCCTGGGCGATACTGCTGTGTGCGTGCATCCGGAAGATGAACGCTACACTCACCTGAAGGGCAAATTCTGCTTCGTACCGCTGGTAAACCGACGCGTACCGATCATTTTTGATGATTACATCGATAAAGAATTCGGTACTGGTGCGTTGAAGGTTACTCCTGCGCACGACATCAATGACTACAACCTTGGTCTGAAACACAACCTGCAGGTTATAGATACACTGAACGATGACGGCACCATGAGCGAAGCTGCTCAGCTGTACATCGGTGAAGACCGTTTTGCTGTACGCAAGAAAATACTCGCCGACCTGGAAGCCGCGGGCAACTTGGTAAAGGTAGAGGACTACAGCAACCAGGTAGGTTTCTCAGAGCGTACCGATGCTGTTATTGAACCAAAGCTGTCAGTGCAGTGGTGGTGTGATGTAGAGCAGTTGGCTAAACCTGCACTCGAGAATGTACTGAATGATAATATCGAACTGATCCCGGCTAAATTCAAAAACCTGTATCGTCACTGGGTAGGCAATATCAAAGATTGGTGCATTAGTCGCCAGCTTTGGTGGGGGCAACGTATTCCTGCATGGTACGACAGCGAAGGTGCTATTTACGTGGCTACCGACGCCGCAGGCGCGCACGAACAATACAAAGCTAAAAAGCCAGAGTTAGCGGCTAAGCAACCAGAACTGAGGCAAGATGAAGACGTGCTGGATACCTGGTTCAGCAGCTGGTTGTGGCCAATGCAGGTGTTTGGCTGGAACAAAGACCCTAATAACGCTGAACTGAAATATTACTATCCTACAAGCACACTGGTTACTGGTTTTGATATCATCTTCTTCTGGGTGGCGCGTATGGCCATGGCTGGTTTCGAGTTCATGGACGAGAAGCCATTCAACAAGGTATACTTTACGGGTATGGTTCGCGACAAAGAAGGGAAGAAAATGAGTAAGCAGTTCGGTAACTCGCCCGATCTGTTGAACCTGATTGAACAATTTGGTGCTGATGCCTTGCGTTTCAGCGTGATGATATCTGCTCCCGCTGGTAACGACCTGCTGTACGATGAATCATCTCTGGAGCAGGGCCGCAACTTCAGCAATAAAATGTGGAACGCCACCAAGCTGGTGAAGATGTGGGAGAGCAGGATAGCTGATGGTGTTGAGTCAAATGCAGGTTTTGCTATCGATTGGATGGAACACAGGCTGGCTGATGCTTCTGCCGAGGTAGCAGATTTGATGAAAGACTTCCGCCTCAGCGAAGCTTTGAAAACCATCTACTCTTTGATATGGAATGATTTCTGCTCGTGGTATCTTGAATGGATAAAACCTGCACAGGATCAACCAATGAGCCGTGATGTGTACGACCGTACTATCAATATCTACGAAAGTCTGCTGCAGCTGTTGCATCCATATATGCCGTTCATTACCGAGGAAATATTCCATTCGCTGCGTGAACGCAAAGAGGGTGACGACCTGATCGTAAAGCAACTGCCCACTACAAAAAGCGTTGATAAGGGAATACTTAAAGATGGCGCATTGTTGCAGGAGCTGATCACAGCGGTTCGTGACACGCGCAACAAGAACCAGCTGAAGCCCAAAGAGACAATCAAATTGTGGATAGATACCGCGCAGCAGGATTTCTACAAGAAGGTAGAACCCATCTTGGCAAGGCAAGTAAACGCCGAGCAGATCGGTTTTACTGCTGAACCAAAGCAGGGCAGTATTGCTATAGTGGTGCAGACCGATAAACTGTACATTGAGGCCGATGCTGCCAATGTAAATACTGGCGCACAGAAAGAGCAGATGCAAAAAGAACTGGACTACCTGAAAGGGTTCCTGGGAAGCATTGATAAGAAGTTGGGTAACGAACGCTTTGTGCAGAATGCGAAACCCGAGGTGATAGAAATTGAGCGTAAAAAGCAGGCTGACGCCTTAGCTAAAATAAAAGCTATTGAAGAAAGCCTGAGTTTATTATAA
- a CDS encoding T9SS type A sorting domain-containing protein: MKKLLLITSALFTTLTAVKAQTPVWSTDIAPIINNKCASCHRQGGIAPFSLIGYNNLMAQPGVANAVQTKRMPPWPPDPSYSRLAHERLLSQKEIDKILAWANNGKPQGDPTLAPPDPVFPANGDLPGTPDLISKIPHFTSTATSGDLYQCFVIPSGQAADKYITAIEALPGNRPIVHHVLVYADTTGTCASLDANDPNPGYVSFGGVGTNDAKLLGGWVPGTAPIKLPSGFGIRLPKNADIVIQIHYPAGSNTQIDSTEVHFFFASGPVRRVDINPVLNHVTNIDQPLFIPANATKTFTESFNIPVILGDASILGVAPHMHLIGRNITTFAVTPANDTVKFIRINNWDFHWQGFYATRNIVKVAAGSTLYSHAFYDNTTNNPFNPSNPPQNVSAGENTTDEMMLTYFIYTKYQAGDENIQIDTSTLAELSVGNYYKGEVLFEPYPNPATNELVVKCHWDKSVTATIDLVDISGKISKRLAAAARIESGYSALKYSVADLPAGVYTLRLKTEEGLRTEKLVIQR, translated from the coding sequence ATGAAAAAACTCTTACTCATCACCTCGGCACTCTTCACCACTTTGACAGCCGTGAAAGCGCAGACACCCGTATGGAGCACTGACATTGCCCCGATAATAAACAACAAGTGCGCATCGTGCCACAGGCAAGGTGGTATTGCGCCGTTCTCGCTTATTGGATATAACAATTTGATGGCACAGCCCGGCGTAGCAAACGCTGTTCAAACCAAGCGCATGCCCCCATGGCCTCCAGACCCAAGCTACAGCAGGCTGGCCCACGAAAGACTATTATCGCAAAAGGAAATAGATAAAATACTGGCATGGGCAAACAACGGCAAACCGCAGGGCGACCCGACACTGGCACCACCAGATCCGGTCTTTCCGGCTAATGGCGACTTGCCGGGCACACCAGACCTTATTTCTAAGATACCGCATTTTACATCTACGGCCACTTCCGGCGACCTGTACCAATGTTTTGTAATACCCAGCGGACAGGCTGCGGATAAATACATCACAGCCATTGAAGCATTGCCTGGCAATAGACCCATCGTACACCACGTACTCGTTTATGCAGACACGACCGGTACATGCGCCTCTCTTGACGCAAATGATCCGAACCCCGGCTATGTAAGTTTTGGCGGTGTTGGCACTAACGATGCAAAACTATTGGGTGGCTGGGTTCCGGGAACAGCGCCTATCAAGCTCCCCTCTGGCTTTGGCATACGTCTGCCTAAGAATGCAGATATCGTCATCCAGATTCACTATCCTGCAGGTTCAAATACGCAGATCGACAGCACCGAGGTCCATTTCTTCTTCGCATCAGGTCCGGTAAGGCGGGTAGATATCAACCCTGTGTTGAACCACGTTACTAATATCGATCAACCGTTATTCATTCCTGCTAACGCCACCAAGACATTCACTGAATCCTTCAATATCCCTGTTATCCTCGGAGATGCGTCGATATTAGGCGTCGCACCGCATATGCACCTGATAGGCCGAAACATCACCACTTTTGCCGTCACGCCGGCGAACGACACGGTCAAATTCATCCGCATCAACAACTGGGACTTTCACTGGCAGGGATTCTATGCCACGCGCAATATCGTGAAGGTAGCCGCAGGCTCTACCCTGTATTCGCATGCGTTTTACGACAACACGACCAATAATCCATTCAACCCAAGCAATCCGCCACAGAACGTTAGCGCAGGTGAGAATACGACCGATGAAATGATGCTAACCTACTTCATCTACACCAAGTACCAGGCTGGCGATGAGAATATCCAGATCGACACTTCAACACTGGCAGAACTATCTGTGGGCAACTATTATAAAGGCGAGGTGTTGTTTGAACCGTATCCCAATCCGGCAACCAACGAACTGGTTGTAAAATGCCATTGGGACAAATCAGTAACAGCTACGATTGATCTGGTAGACATCAGCGGAAAGATTAGCAAAAGACTGGCGGCTGCTGCACGTATTGAAAGCGGATATTCTGCACTGAAATATTCTGTTGCCGACCTGCCTGCGGGCGTGTACACACTGAGACTAAAAACGGAAGAGGGATTACGAACGGAGAAGCTGGTGATACAACGATAA
- a CDS encoding bifunctional transcriptional activator/DNA repair enzyme AdaA has product MQQELTPEIMYEASCRKDASFEGLFFMAVKTTGIFCRPACTARKPKFQNVAFFTEAKDALLNGYRPCKVCKPLQQKGETPAYISTLLADLQRDPALRLKDWDLRQRGVEPATLRRWFKQHYGMTFQSYQRFLRINRAFGQIRYGDKITTTAFDNGFESLSGFGESFRKLTGHTPQQSKSQQLVTITRITTPVGPMIAGATDEGICLFDFAERRMMESIMKRIEQGLNAKLIPGDHPHFKVLNEQMQEYFTGQRREFDLPLHIIGTEFQQKVWRGLQQIAYGTTKSYKGQSIFLGNEKAIRAVARANGENGIAIIIPCHRVIGENGHLTGYGGGLWRKKWLLEHEAKHAGYDKQYSLF; this is encoded by the coding sequence ATGCAGCAGGAACTGACACCGGAGATTATGTACGAGGCCAGCTGCCGTAAAGATGCCTCTTTCGAAGGGCTGTTTTTTATGGCGGTGAAGACTACCGGTATCTTTTGTCGCCCAGCCTGCACAGCGCGCAAGCCAAAGTTTCAGAACGTAGCGTTTTTCACCGAGGCTAAAGATGCTTTGCTGAATGGCTACCGTCCTTGTAAGGTTTGCAAACCCCTGCAGCAAAAAGGAGAAACTCCTGCTTATATCAGCACATTGTTGGCAGACCTGCAACGCGACCCCGCGTTACGGCTAAAGGACTGGGATCTGCGGCAGCGCGGGGTAGAACCGGCAACATTGCGCCGATGGTTTAAGCAGCATTACGGAATGACTTTTCAGTCTTATCAACGCTTCCTGCGTATCAACAGAGCTTTCGGTCAGATCAGGTACGGCGATAAGATCACAACAACGGCATTTGATAATGGTTTCGAGTCCCTAAGCGGTTTCGGAGAATCATTTCGTAAACTCACCGGCCACACACCACAACAAAGTAAATCACAGCAATTGGTAACTATAACAAGGATCACTACACCGGTAGGCCCTATGATAGCCGGCGCTACGGACGAAGGGATTTGTCTCTTCGACTTCGCCGAACGCCGCATGATGGAAAGCATCATGAAGCGTATAGAGCAAGGGCTGAATGCCAAGCTCATTCCCGGCGATCACCCGCATTTTAAAGTGCTGAATGAGCAGATGCAGGAATACTTTACCGGGCAAAGAAGAGAGTTCGATCTTCCGCTTCATATTATTGGTACTGAGTTTCAGCAGAAGGTGTGGCGCGGCTTGCAGCAAATAGCCTATGGTACTACCAAATCATACAAAGGTCAATCCATTTTTCTGGGCAATGAGAAAGCGATACGTGCGGTAGCTCGAGCTAATGGCGAGAATGGTATAGCTATTATTATTCCATGTCACCGCGTGATAGGGGAGAACGGACACCTCACAGGTTATGGCGGCGGCCTGTGGCGCAAAAAATGGCTGTTGGAGCATGAGGCTAAACATGCCGGTTATGATAAGCAGTATTCCTTGTTTTAA
- a CDS encoding alpha/beta hydrolase, with the protein MGKIYCLSGIGADDRIFGKLSIPGYELVHLAWIKPERKETLPQYALRIAKLIDEENPIILGLSFGGMLCTEIAKALPVKKAFLISSAKTKLELPKLNRAVQALIRSQILPPFVFSIPNRYICKIFGAETADEIRLLNGIIRDADGAFVKWASRAIVEWHNEVVPPNIIHIHGTNDHVLPSAISKPDYWIDGGTHLMVYSCAGEVSTIIAGELSH; encoded by the coding sequence ATGGGTAAAATATATTGTCTGAGCGGCATCGGTGCCGATGACCGCATTTTCGGTAAACTGTCCATTCCCGGTTATGAGCTGGTACACCTGGCTTGGATCAAGCCGGAACGTAAAGAAACCTTACCGCAATATGCCCTTCGAATAGCCAAGCTTATAGATGAGGAGAATCCTATTATCCTCGGCTTGTCTTTTGGCGGCATGCTGTGTACGGAGATAGCTAAGGCGCTACCGGTCAAAAAAGCTTTCCTTATCTCCAGCGCTAAGACAAAACTCGAACTGCCTAAGCTCAACAGGGCAGTGCAGGCATTGATCAGGTCGCAGATATTACCCCCTTTTGTTTTTTCTATTCCTAACAGGTATATCTGCAAAATATTCGGGGCTGAGACTGCAGACGAGATACGCCTGCTAAACGGTATCATTCGCGATGCCGATGGTGCTTTTGTCAAATGGGCATCGAGGGCCATTGTCGAATGGCATAACGAGGTAGTACCGCCGAATATCATCCACATCCACGGAACCAACGATCATGTGCTACCTTCCGCTATTTCGAAGCCTGACTATTGGATTGATGGCGGTACACATCTGATGGTATACAGCTGCGCCGGCGAAGTGTCTACCATCATAGCCGGCGAACTCTCACACTAA
- the plsX gene encoding phosphate acyltransferase PlsX: MKIAFDIMGGDFAPAEAIKGVQQFFEQVPDPSVHLLLIGNEEAATPHLSLLEPYKGRFTVVSAPEVIGMHEHPTKALKEKQNSSIAIGFGMLAMKKADAFISAGNTGAMMVGAMYSVKNIDGIQRPTIASPVPRPSGKFGLMLDVGINADCKPENLVQFAQLGSLYVKNVYGIENPRVGLLNIGEEEGKGNILAQATYPLLKEQTDINFIGNIEGRDVFSEDVDVIVCEGFVGNVILKMAESVHTILTERKLSDSFLDNFNYEIFGGTPILGINSPVIIGHGVSNALAFKNMIDVARKIVAADLMSVFKKRFAPTTTVE, translated from the coding sequence ATGAAGATAGCGTTTGATATCATGGGCGGAGATTTCGCGCCCGCGGAAGCTATTAAAGGTGTTCAACAATTTTTTGAGCAAGTGCCCGATCCGTCGGTGCACTTGTTGCTTATTGGCAACGAAGAAGCGGCCACACCGCATCTTTCGCTATTAGAACCGTATAAAGGACGGTTTACCGTCGTTAGTGCTCCCGAGGTTATCGGGATGCACGAACATCCTACTAAGGCGCTGAAGGAGAAACAAAACTCCAGCATCGCCATTGGTTTTGGTATGCTGGCCATGAAAAAGGCCGATGCATTCATCAGCGCAGGTAATACCGGCGCTATGATGGTGGGTGCTATGTATTCAGTAAAAAATATCGACGGTATCCAACGCCCGACCATCGCTTCGCCTGTACCAAGGCCAAGCGGTAAGTTTGGTTTGATGCTGGACGTTGGTATCAACGCCGATTGCAAGCCTGAAAACCTGGTGCAGTTCGCGCAGCTGGGTTCGCTGTACGTAAAGAATGTTTACGGTATCGAAAATCCACGTGTGGGCCTGCTGAACATTGGTGAAGAAGAAGGCAAAGGCAATATCCTGGCTCAAGCTACTTACCCGTTGCTTAAAGAGCAAACCGACATCAACTTCATCGGCAACATCGAAGGTAGAGATGTATTCTCTGAAGATGTTGACGTTATTGTTTGCGAAGGCTTTGTGGGTAACGTTATCCTAAAGATGGCCGAGTCGGTACATACTATCTTAACGGAGCGCAAGTTATCAGATTCATTCCTTGATAATTTTAACTATGAGATCTTCGGTGGTACGCCGATCCTGGGCATTAATAGCCCGGTGATCATAGGCCACGGTGTTTCTAATGCGCTTGCGTTCAAGAACATGATCGACGTAGCCCGTAAAATAGTTGCAGCCGACCTGATGAGCGTGTTCAAAAAACGCTTTGCTCCAACTACTACAGTTGAATAA
- the rpmF gene encoding 50S ribosomal protein L32 yields MPNPKRRHSQQRGAKRRTHYKAVAATWSIDPVTGESHLRHRAHWVEGKLYYRGKVVMDKTPATEGETNQ; encoded by the coding sequence ATGCCTAATCCGAAGCGACGTCACTCACAACAACGCGGTGCTAAACGCCGTACGCACTATAAAGCTGTTGCTGCAACTTGGAGCATTGATCCGGTAACTGGTGAAAGCCACCTGCGTCACCGTGCTCATTGGGTAGAAGGTAAACTGTACTATCGCGGTAAAGTCGTGATGGACAAAACACCAGCTACTGAAGGAGAAACAAATCAATAA
- a CDS encoding YceD family protein: MKHNREFEIAWQGLKPGVHVFQYDLNDKFIEEKGGTEREFRDLDAQVELKFDKKTNFFLCHFDIDGSVTVPCDRCGDDYKLRLWDEFDLVIKLTGEEHEEADDDADVVFISRGETVIDISDWLYEFVMLSIPLQHVHPDNADGTTGCNPEALKLLDQLSGPEDKPANDIWKGLEALKEKTNNKRKSK, from the coding sequence ATGAAACATAACCGGGAATTTGAAATAGCATGGCAAGGGTTAAAGCCCGGCGTTCATGTGTTTCAATACGACCTGAATGATAAGTTCATTGAAGAGAAGGGTGGAACTGAAAGAGAATTTCGTGACCTCGACGCACAGGTAGAACTGAAATTCGACAAAAAGACGAATTTCTTTCTTTGCCATTTTGATATAGATGGCAGTGTAACAGTACCTTGCGATCGTTGTGGCGATGATTATAAATTGAGGCTGTGGGACGAGTTTGACCTGGTCATTAAGCTGACTGGTGAAGAACACGAAGAAGCAGATGACGATGCCGATGTTGTATTCATTTCGCGTGGCGAAACTGTGATAGACATCAGCGACTGGTTGTACGAATTTGTGATGTTAAGTATACCTTTGCAGCACGTACATCCTGACAATGCAGACGGTACAACCGGTTGCAACCCTGAAGCCCTGAAACTGCTCGACCAGCTGTCGGGGCCGGAAGACAAGCCGGCCAATGATATCTGGAAAGGTCTGGAAGCCCTGAAAGAAAAAACGAACAATAAACGTAAATCGAAATAA
- a CDS encoding DUF58 domain-containing protein, producing the protein MIQPNPLVENLELLARQVVEGFIIGLHKSPFHGFSVEFAEHRLYNQGDPLRHIDWRVYGRTDKLFIKRFEEETNLRCCVVLDTSSSMHFPKDEKKYSKLQFGCLAAASLFQLTKRQLDAAALALFDEEIYYFSDCRSAHSHYRLLIHELEKTLSYSPLNKKTNAASALHQVAEQMHKRSLVVVLSDMMDDAEQIEEMFSAMQHLRYNKHEVILFHIMDGKHEMAFDFENRPYEFVDMESGEKIKLQPNQVKEQYVHQMQEFQDMIEARCHQYKIDRIPVDLSEPVEQVLYAFLLKRNKLL; encoded by the coding sequence ATGATACAGCCAAATCCCCTGGTAGAAAACCTCGAACTGCTTGCCCGGCAGGTAGTTGAAGGTTTTATTATCGGTCTCCATAAAAGCCCGTTTCATGGTTTTTCGGTCGAATTTGCCGAGCACAGATTGTATAATCAAGGCGACCCGCTCCGGCACATAGACTGGAGAGTATATGGGCGTACCGATAAACTTTTTATCAAGCGGTTTGAAGAAGAGACCAATCTTCGTTGCTGCGTGGTGCTAGACACTTCGTCTTCCATGCATTTTCCTAAAGATGAGAAAAAGTATAGCAAACTGCAGTTTGGCTGCCTGGCTGCCGCCAGCCTTTTTCAACTAACCAAACGCCAGTTGGACGCCGCGGCTTTAGCCTTGTTTGACGAGGAGATATATTATTTCTCCGATTGCAGGTCGGCTCATAGTCATTACCGCTTGCTCATCCACGAGCTGGAGAAGACGCTATCGTATAGCCCGCTGAATAAAAAAACGAATGCAGCCTCAGCACTGCACCAGGTAGCTGAGCAGATGCACAAGCGGTCATTGGTCGTAGTTCTGAGTGATATGATGGATGATGCCGAGCAGATTGAGGAGATGTTCTCTGCGATGCAACACCTCAGGTATAACAAACATGAGGTGATTTTATTTCATATAATGGACGGTAAACATGAAATGGCTTTCGATTTTGAAAACCGGCCATACGAGTTTGTGGACATGGAAAGTGGCGAAAAGATAAAATTGCAGCCTAACCAGGTAAAAGAGCAATATGTACACCAAATGCAGGAATTCCAGGATATGATAGAAGCCCGCTGTCATCAATATAAGATAGACCGTATCCCGGTAGATCTTTCGGAACCAGTAGAACAAGTGTTGTATGCATTTTTATTAAAGCGAAATAAATTACTCTAA
- a CDS encoding MauE/DoxX family redox-associated membrane protein: MADTIQKSGAIFYIKRILGLILLLALAAVFLFSAYSKLVSFEAFQWTFVDLGVSNIMVASVIARLFIGFEFLIAFFLLFHIYLTKVTYPATIFMLLALTGYLVFLLAKQGNTGNCGCFGDWIYMKPMEAIWKNVAMLAAVGLLYILYPVRPYKGQEWLAAIVTPFVLEPLNVNNTPEKANLPINLSLLYEAGSQKPEVELRSGKHIVAFMSLTCPHCRKAAYFLQVLKKNDPKLPIYLVLNGDPENFKAFFEESKAYRVPHMLFDNKPAFIELAGEYVPAIYWVNNSVIEYKSNYTQLDPQLIKKWVKQ, encoded by the coding sequence ATGGCAGATACAATTCAAAAATCAGGCGCTATTTTTTATATAAAAAGGATCTTAGGATTAATACTGCTGCTGGCACTCGCAGCAGTATTTTTATTTTCAGCCTATAGTAAACTGGTTTCATTCGAGGCCTTTCAGTGGACATTTGTTGACCTAGGCGTATCCAATATCATGGTAGCTTCGGTCATTGCACGGCTATTTATCGGGTTTGAATTCCTGATAGCGTTTTTCTTATTGTTCCATATTTACCTGACAAAGGTCACCTACCCTGCTACCATATTTATGTTGCTGGCACTCACAGGTTACCTTGTCTTCCTGCTGGCAAAACAGGGAAACACAGGCAATTGCGGATGTTTCGGCGACTGGATCTATATGAAACCTATGGAGGCCATATGGAAAAACGTGGCTATGCTGGCGGCTGTAGGACTCTTGTATATTTTATACCCTGTTCGCCCTTACAAAGGCCAGGAATGGCTGGCGGCTATTGTAACGCCTTTTGTTTTGGAGCCACTAAATGTGAACAACACGCCAGAAAAAGCCAATCTGCCTATCAACCTTAGCCTGCTATATGAAGCCGGCTCTCAAAAACCAGAAGTAGAACTGCGGTCGGGTAAACACATTGTTGCTTTTATGAGTCTTACCTGCCCACACTGCAGGAAAGCAGCCTATTTTTTGCAAGTATTAAAGAAGAATGATCCCAAGCTTCCTATTTACTTGGTATTGAATGGAGATCCAGAGAATTTCAAAGCGTTTTTCGAGGAATCGAAAGCCTATAGGGTACCCCACATGTTATTCGACAACAAGCCCGCATTTATTGAACTGGCCGGAGAGTACGTGCCTGCCATCTATTGGGTAAACAACAGCGTGATCGAATACAAAAGCAACTACACCCAACTTGACCCACAGTTGATAAAGAAGTGGGTAAAACAATAA
- a CDS encoding RluA family pseudouridine synthase, with amino-acid sequence MSGIDEIEDIDDLLDDEDEQEGEQTSAEPVERLRIVTDKRQEPLRIDKFLMNRVEGATRNKIQQALEEGFIKVNNEVVKPNYKVKPGDEIIVLDTRRPETTEIIPEPLPLDIVYEDDDVMVINKKPGMVVHPGCGNYSGTLVNGLAYYFQKEHIEVTSLHRVGLVHRIDKDTSGLILIAKTEKAMSDLASQFKKHTVHRRYIALVWGNLEEDEGTINAHVGRNLRFRKIMATFPDGDHGKEAITHYKVLERFNYVSLLELRLETGRTHQIRIHMKSQGHPLFNDATYGGDGIIKGTVFAKYKQFVENCFKILPRQALHAKELGFTHPKTRQWMQFDSEIPDDMKQVIEKWRTYTSGMTQQLRDQLS; translated from the coding sequence ATGAGCGGAATTGACGAAATAGAAGATATAGACGACCTGCTGGACGATGAGGATGAACAGGAAGGAGAACAAACCTCTGCCGAGCCGGTGGAGCGCCTGCGCATTGTAACAGATAAGCGCCAGGAGCCGCTTAGGATCGACAAATTCCTGATGAACCGCGTGGAAGGCGCGACCCGCAACAAGATACAGCAAGCGCTTGAGGAAGGCTTCATTAAAGTGAATAATGAGGTTGTAAAACCTAACTATAAAGTAAAGCCGGGCGATGAGATAATCGTTCTCGATACCCGCCGTCCCGAAACTACGGAGATCATACCCGAGCCACTACCGCTGGATATAGTGTACGAGGATGACGATGTGATGGTGATCAATAAAAAGCCAGGTATGGTGGTTCACCCCGGCTGCGGCAACTACTCCGGCACATTGGTTAATGGCCTGGCTTATTACTTTCAAAAAGAGCATATTGAAGTGACCTCGCTGCACCGTGTAGGTCTCGTACACCGCATAGACAAAGACACAAGCGGTCTGATACTGATCGCCAAGACAGAAAAAGCAATGAGCGATCTTGCTTCACAGTTCAAAAAGCACACCGTACACCGCCGTTATATTGCGTTGGTTTGGGGCAATCTCGAAGAGGACGAAGGAACCATCAATGCACACGTAGGCCGCAACCTGCGGTTCAGGAAGATCATGGCAACATTCCCCGATGGAGACCATGGCAAAGAAGCCATCACCCACTATAAGGTGTTGGAACGCTTCAATTATGTAAGCTTACTGGAACTGCGACTGGAAACCGGCCGCACCCACCAGATCAGGATTCATATGAAATCGCAAGGCCACCCACTTTTCAATGATGCTACCTATGGCGGCGACGGCATTATTAAAGGTACTGTGTTTGCCAAGTACAAGCAATTTGTAGAAAACTGCTTCAAAATACTGCCCCGGCAAGCCCTGCATGCCAAAGAACTAGGTTTTACCCATCCCAAAACAAGGCAGTGGATGCAGTTCGACTCTGAGATACCTGACGACATGAAACAGGTGATTGAAAAATGGCGCACTTACACCAGCGGGATGACTCAGCAACTGAGAGACCAGTTAAGTTAG